GCATTAGGTTATTTTGAAAAGCTTCTTGAGCAACTAGGTTTTAGCGTAGTGGAAATAAAAGAAACTGAGTGTCAATCAAAAGGTGGTTCAGCACATCGCTACGAAGTTTCTTGGGTAGCTCAACAGTTAGCAGAAAAAGTTATTACTAAAGAAGAAAGCTATAAATCCTTTAAGGGGACTAGAGAATTAAAACTTCCTTCTACAGTTACAAATATTTCCAATACATCTGAAGATTTACTTACTTCTAAATCTAGCAAGCCAGAAATTTCTTACACAACTCTTAAAGCACCTCTTACAATAGATAGAAAAGATTCTCCAAAATTTAATTGGCGAGTACCTATATTAATTGGTCTTATATTAATTACTTCTATTGTTGGACTTGCTCAATGGTTGTTTACTCCTAAAATAGAAGACCCTACCCTCAAAGAAAAAATATATACTTATAATTGTGTAGGTAATTTATCGCTCACCTTAAGATTAGATAAGCCTTATTTGCTAGTTAATTCAAAGGAAGAATTAACTAACTTAGTAACTTCTTTTGAAGATAAAGGAAAAAAATATTCTCTAAAAACAAAAACTATACCCGCTAATGCAGTTATAGAGCTAAGCTTAGGTGAGTTTATTAATACTAATAACAAAACCTTAGAAGCAGAATTAGTTCCCGATGTCGTGTCTTTATCAGCCGAAACTGTAGCAGAAAAACAAGATTGTGTTTGTAAATCTACAGGTGGAAATTAAGCAAAATTAGACGTATTTAGCTAAATATGTTTGCATTAGTTGTTTTGCTTGTTCAGTAATTTGCTTAATTTTTGATTTCTCTTTTTCATCATAAAAATTAAAAGGTATCAATAAAAAAGGTAGGATTATTGCTAAAGGAAATTTTGCAGCAAAAGAAATTATTGGTCTTTCAATAACAATTAATTTGCTGATAAAAAATAGTAAACCAGCCAATACAGCTATTTTTAGTATTCTTCCCCATTCATAATCAATGTGCATTAACCTATTGGAAACAAAATATCTTAGACAAGTAATTATCATATAAGACAGTAGTGTTGCTAGTGCTGCGCCCTTCATCCCCATTCTTGGAATTAGTAAAAAGTTTAATAAAATATTACTTATAGCTGCAATAGCAACAATAATTGGACTAAGGTAGGATTTTCTTAAAATGCTAATACCTACGCCTAAAGTCGGGTTAGCAACATCAAACACAGCAGACAAAGCCAGTAAAGGCACAATTGTAGCTGTCTCCCAATATTTAGCAGTAGCAAAAATTCTTAATACATCTTCTACAAGTATTGACAAAGACAGAGCTAAAAATGTTGAGCCATAAACTACATAAGTTAACATTCGGGCATAGTATTCTTTTGCGTCAGGGTCTTTCATTACTGACACCTGCATATTTGACCAAATCATTCCAAAAGGCATTGTTATCAATAAATTAATTGGAGTCGTTAGCTGATTAGCTAATGTATAAAGACCTATTTGGCGAAAATCTGCATAATATTTTAGAAAAAATCTATCAATCCATTGAAAACAAATAGCTGAAAGTCGGCCAAAAATCAGCGGAGTACCAAAAGCCAACATTGTTTTTAATTCAGCAAAATTAAAACCCCATTTCATTTGCTTAAGCGAAATAGAAAACATCAAAGCATTTTCTAAAATAGC
The window above is part of the Blastocatellia bacterium genome. Proteins encoded here:
- a CDS encoding oligosaccharide flippase family protein, yielding MLVFGVTGIINRSLGFFLIPVYTYYIKPKEYGVLAILMIVLAAIPLVLRMGLGNALLRSWYDYKEDQRPELATTVFTFLLLTSIPILAILNYFAPQASLYLLDTEIYTSHLRIVYLLAFLEIFNVVPETLLRIRNASIQYSLCQTIGFILQLSTNISLIVYWQMGIKGILIANLVGAILENALMFSISLKQMKWGFNFAELKTMLAFGTPLIFGRLSAICFQWIDRFFLKYYADFRQIGLYTLANQLTTPINLLITMPFGMIWSNMQVSVMKDPDAKEYYARMLTYVVYGSTFLALSLSILVEDVLRIFATAKYWETATIVPLLALSAVFDVANPTLGVGISILRKSYLSPIIVAIAAISNILLNFLLIPRMGMKGAALATLLSYMIITCLRYFVSNRLMHIDYEWGRILKIAVLAGLLFFISKLIVIERPIISFAAKFPLAIILPFLLIPFNFYDEKEKSKIKQITEQAKQLMQTYLAKYV